From a region of the Trichocoleus sp. genome:
- a CDS encoding methyl-accepting chemotaxis protein: protein MGASTYAEDYKQAERAYMMGSYEEAATIVDRLVEHNPDDPNVRLLRGHIYCYGLQQYDVAREQYSSVLRLTTDEEYVNFANNGLAYAEQYVGSSNGQSAEPDFNEADFAYQDSANQSFADQDLADHQFPDIDTDFVSTIDSPLSPFQDNEAASSWQTPDSTQDHLNDEFDFADLNLDSTEDLGSLDGSGAANPFAVPDTNPFGSSAGNELNGFDEADNPFAANPFGASASDFEDTPFTLSDFEDSDGLSDFSMPVADSYPGSGSQGFRARTPDDETLFMADEEFQDNSDLDQAYETPTYDVPSHSSGYGNNTPAYGTNFADDERTFVSNTNFNLDNDLSESTFSSDDDPSLEGIASRQSGAAGNVDFLDEFDEFDDLGSLPDFDISDNSVDFTSPSIGMTSASSGATSGTTTSSVGFDFTDGIDQSIIRDDEMFPLSGTADQIPAFTQAENRQIEPDVTVEQGWTAPLENAPLDKKKWLIAGATGIVSMLAVATVNFVAASTVPQSNRSTVIPYMTTAGIAMSATACLTGIGVASVLSGVLTKQVRRSVSDLQNQFDSVSQGNLSAHATVYSEDEFGQLATSFNQMSRVILTTTSEAQRKAEEQEQAKEDLQRQVIRLLDDVEGAARGDLTVQAEVTADVLGAVADSFNLTIQNLREIVQQVKVAARQVTKSSTENEIFARSLSSDALRQAEELAVTLNSVQVMTDSIQRVAESAREAEEVARSASATALKGGEAVERTVSGILEIRETVAETTRKVKRLAESSQEISKIVALISQIASRTNLLALNASIEAARAGEAGRGFAIVADEVRQLADRAAKASKEIEQIVLQIQGETSSVMTAMEEGTQQVIEGTRLAEQAKRSLEDIIQVSNRIDVLVRSITADTVEQTETSRAVAQVMQSVELTAQETSQEAQRVSGSLQSLVGVARDLLASVERFRVEKV, encoded by the coding sequence TTGGGTCATCGAATGGGCAGTCTGCTGAGCCGGATTTCAATGAGGCTGATTTTGCTTATCAAGATTCTGCCAATCAGAGTTTTGCCGATCAAGACCTTGCTGACCACCAGTTCCCAGATATTGATACCGACTTCGTTAGTACGATCGATTCTCCCCTGTCACCCTTTCAAGACAATGAGGCAGCATCGAGTTGGCAAACGCCTGACTCGACCCAGGATCACCTCAACGATGAGTTTGACTTTGCCGATCTCAACCTTGACAGCACTGAAGATCTCGGTTCCTTAGATGGCAGCGGGGCGGCGAATCCTTTCGCAGTTCCAGATACGAATCCCTTCGGTTCATCCGCAGGCAACGAGCTCAACGGCTTTGATGAAGCAGATAACCCCTTTGCCGCGAACCCTTTTGGAGCTTCTGCGTCCGACTTTGAGGACACCCCCTTCACGCTCAGTGACTTTGAAGACAGCGATGGCCTCTCAGACTTTTCAATGCCTGTTGCGGACTCCTATCCTGGCTCAGGTTCACAGGGCTTTCGGGCACGCACTCCAGATGATGAAACTCTGTTTATGGCGGATGAGGAGTTTCAAGATAATTCTGATTTAGACCAAGCCTATGAAACGCCGACTTACGATGTGCCCTCTCACAGCAGTGGCTATGGAAATAATACGCCTGCTTATGGCACAAACTTTGCAGACGATGAGAGGACGTTCGTTTCAAATACCAACTTTAACCTGGACAATGACCTGAGTGAGTCAACCTTCTCCAGCGATGATGATCCTTCACTTGAAGGGATTGCTTCTCGTCAAAGTGGTGCGGCTGGCAACGTTGATTTTCTGGATGAGTTTGATGAGTTCGATGATCTAGGGAGCTTACCTGACTTCGACATCTCCGACAACTCAGTGGACTTTACCAGTCCTTCGATCGGCATGACCTCCGCCTCTAGTGGAGCAACGTCTGGGACAACAACCAGCAGCGTCGGGTTTGACTTTACAGACGGCATTGATCAGTCCATCATCCGGGATGATGAGATGTTTCCGCTCTCTGGCACTGCCGATCAAATCCCTGCGTTCACGCAAGCAGAAAATCGCCAGATTGAACCCGATGTCACCGTTGAGCAGGGTTGGACGGCTCCGTTGGAAAACGCGCCACTGGATAAGAAAAAGTGGCTCATTGCTGGGGCGACTGGGATAGTCTCAATGCTGGCAGTTGCGACGGTCAATTTTGTGGCTGCTTCAACGGTGCCTCAATCAAATCGATCGACCGTTATACCCTATATGACTACTGCTGGCATCGCCATGAGCGCAACTGCCTGTTTGACTGGAATTGGGGTAGCATCGGTTCTAAGCGGTGTTCTCACGAAGCAGGTGAGGCGAAGCGTCTCTGATTTACAAAACCAGTTTGACTCTGTTTCGCAGGGCAACCTTAGTGCTCATGCAACCGTTTACTCAGAAGACGAATTTGGACAACTGGCAACCAGCTTTAACCAGATGTCCCGAGTAATTCTGACAACCACCAGCGAAGCACAGCGCAAAGCAGAAGAACAAGAGCAAGCAAAAGAAGATCTACAGCGTCAGGTGATCCGTCTTCTGGACGATGTGGAAGGTGCAGCAAGGGGAGACTTGACGGTTCAGGCAGAAGTGACCGCAGACGTGTTGGGTGCGGTTGCCGACTCTTTCAACCTGACCATTCAAAACCTGCGCGAAATTGTCCAGCAGGTTAAGGTGGCTGCCCGTCAGGTGACAAAGAGTTCGACTGAGAATGAAATCTTTGCTCGATCGCTCTCCTCAGATGCACTCAGACAGGCAGAAGAGCTTGCCGTAACGCTGAATTCTGTCCAGGTCATGACCGATTCCATTCAGCGGGTAGCAGAAAGTGCGCGGGAAGCTGAAGAAGTGGCGCGATCGGCATCTGCAACCGCATTGAAAGGGGGCGAAGCCGTGGAACGGACGGTTTCCGGCATCCTGGAGATTCGGGAAACGGTGGCAGAAACGACTCGCAAGGTCAAGCGACTGGCAGAATCGTCGCAGGAGATCTCGAAGATCGTCGCCTTGATTTCGCAAATTGCCTCCCGAACGAACCTGCTTGCTCTAAACGCCAGTATTGAAGCGGCTAGAGCCGGAGAAGCCGGACGGGGATTTGCGATCGTTGCAGATGAGGTGCGTCAGCTAGCAGACCGAGCCGCTAAAGCTTCGAAAGAGATTGAGCAAATCGTGCTGCAAATTCAAGGTGAAACCAGCTCCGTAATGACAGCAATGGAGGAAGGCACTCAGCAGGTCATTGAGGGCACTCGTCTGGCAGAGCAGGCAAAACGTTCTCTGGAAGACATTATTCAGGTGTCAAATCGAATTGACGTATTAGTGCGATCGATTACTGCGGATACCGTTGAACAGACGGAAACCTCTCGTGCTGTTGCTCAGGTGATGCAATCTGTTGAGTTAACGGCTCAAGAAACCTCTCAGGAGGCACAACGCGTTTCTGGCTCACTGCAAAGTCTGGTGGGTGTTGCCCGCGACCTCTTGGCGTCCGTGGAACGATTCCGCGTTGAAAAGGTGTAG